In Amphiprion ocellaris isolate individual 3 ecotype Okinawa chromosome 3, ASM2253959v1, whole genome shotgun sequence, one genomic interval encodes:
- the LOC111562942 gene encoding C-C motif chemokine 4-like, translated as MKTLCLTLLLLSVWCCCNAMLDGAKLSTAPGNCCFNFYTRPLPANRVSNVIKTHSSCLRPAFIVQTVRGRQICYSQTFQWALDQYQKINTPEGSGGH; from the exons ATGAAGACTTTGTGTttgactctgctgctgctctcagtCTGGTGCTGCTGCAACGCCATGC TTGATGGGGCGAAGCTCAGTACAGCTCCTGGAAACTGCTGCTTCAACTTCTATACTCGACCTTTACCTGCAAACCGAGTGTCCAACGTCATCAAGACCCACAGCTCCTGTCTCAGACCGGCCTTCAT AGTCCAGACGGTGAGAGGACGACAGATCTGCTACAGTCAGACGTTCCAGTGGGCTCTGGACCAGTACCAGAAGATCAACACCCCTGAAGGCAGCGGCGGACACTGA